One region of Eremothecium gossypii ATCC 10895 chromosome II, complete sequence genomic DNA includes:
- the PHO13 gene encoding 4-nitrophenylphosphatase (Syntenic homolog of Saccharomyces cerevisiae YDL236W (PHO13)): MTGQQAPVKLDTPAGVHSFLDQYDTFLFDCDGVLWLGTHLLPLVKETLAMLTAKGKQLYFVTNNSTKSRAAYAKKFASFGITVGVEQIFTSSYAAALHVRDELRLAPGADKIWVFGEAGIQDELQLMGYETMGGADERLDAPFAADASPFLEGGLDPAVRAVVAGLDTHLNYHRLSVTLQYLQQPEVAFVATNLDNTLPQKGLKLPGAGTMIQCLVTASGREPQACGKPNQNMLKSIVAATGLDRTRTCMVGDRLNTDMRFGADGGLGTLLVLTGIETEAGALAPSAEHPQPAYYADKLGSLYEFSEIV, translated from the coding sequence ATGACCGGACAACAAGCTCCTGTGAAGCTCGACACCCCGGCGGGCGTGCATTCATTTCTGGACCAGTATGATACCTTTCTTTTTGACTGTGACGGTGTGTTGTGGCTGGGCACGCACCTTTTGCCATTGGTGAAGGAGACGTTGGCGATGCTGACGGCGAAGGGCAAGCAGCTGTACTTCGTGACGAACAACTCGACGAAGTCGCGCGCGGCGTACGCGAAGAAGTTTGCGTCCTTCGGGATTACTGTGGGCGTGGAGCAAATATTCACGTCCTCGTACGCGGCAGCTCTGCACGTGCGCGATGAGCTACGGTTGGCGCCAGGCGCTGACAAGATTTGGGTATTTGGCGAGGCTGGTATTCAAGACGAGTTGCAGTTGATGGGGTACGAGACGATGGGTGGCGCGGATGAGCGGCTGGATGCCCCTTTCGCCGCCGATGCGTCGCCGTTTCTGGAGGGTGGGCTCGACCCTGCCGTGCGTGCGGTGGTTGCGGGACTGGACACGCACTTGAACTACCACCGTCTGTCTGTGACGCTACAGTACCTGCAGCAACCGGAAGTTGCGTTTGTCGCTACCAACCTGGACAACACCTTGCCGCAGAAAGGTCTCAAGCTGCCGGGCGCAGGCACGATGATCCAGTGCCTCGTTACTGCCAGTGGACGTGAGCCACAGGCTTGCGGCAAGCCCAACCAGAACATGCTCAAGAGCATTGTCGCTGCCACAGGGCTTGACCGCACGCGCACTTGTATGGTAGGCGACCGTCTGAACACGGACATGCGTTTTGGCGCGGACGGTGGTCTGGGCACCTTGTTGGTGCTGACCGGCATCGAGACTGAGGCTGGGGCACTCGCCCCCTCAGCCGAACATCCGCAGCCGGCGTACTACGCTGACAAGCTTGGCTCTCTCTACGAGTTTTCAGAGATTGTCTAG
- the POP1 gene encoding ribonuclease P/MRP protein subunit POP1 (Syntenic homolog of Saccharomyces cerevisiae YNL221C (POP1)): protein MASRKQLNPNQEFKRQKVRNARQIRSEAAAASPEEFSETGHMLKVGEFVTSRQFELEQLQSAIHRSRNSSSTRVFQSLPRRLRRRTASHNVRRIPKRMRNRALREMSKSDQLITSGTRQKPKHGISAGKLYKMKMAVSLLRLASRNTAMRLALPAGVTPATSKLRQTIRSLHRQIKDAERGKQVHKLNNSMGSYDNTGVDELAPKPLGRIKYMRRQRFFTWLPTHVWNAKRSHMMKRWGYQIPWSPTQKCFRMTHRLLGPTIASNGAMCADTSYMGTMVVSADNSGTVAAFADRLTDGRASKPKYRELQYLFEGLVYSTTASSPLGPGIILWVDANMLLVRLHPAIYECVFKDAKEQGLRVHDCRYSISSFVIGGSKALQALSHIIRTPPGSNSESFQQFQRVCKISDSSVFPERTAFVFKAYDPRHLSKPTKLGTVPPPSASTIIKLQNEYPKTEISDVLHALCDPASRQESYKNQQTLKQLARRRRKLLTKEASRNLIPFDPAIDPEIPIAIVRQPASMNWLVMLPWFWLLPFWYQLHRVPHVYHMGLKQLHQQHFERGKLMFPNDYPFTPAGQDENSVYKAEASRNTWGRKPVGKRLNFDAIKAVHASECPGFDGEIGDHFSSDWKLLQILQNGTALLGSEIETHNPARTTQYDSETGLPQLNYVRDLLELHRSSVLQQDSSLKLPVTLYNKPVVSFSKPPMDTGLPVQLAVVTTQLPVIAVVCTALERGHFRDNARLYAVPVKHLAHWQAVASRKYNAAGKRTHDADQPLPRVQDLVGFITSGTYHLGEGKSTGNGLISAEFAHRAEHNLLLVRNVGTNRYRLAQWRQIYV, encoded by the coding sequence ATGGCGTCCCGCAAGCAGCTGAACCCTAACCAGGAGTTTAAACGTCAAAAGGTGCGTAATGCACGACAGATTCGAAgcgaggcggcggcagcgtcCCCCGAGGAGTTCAGCGAAACTGGGCACATGCTAAAAGTGGGCGAGTTTGTGACATCACGTCAGTTCGAactggagcagctgcagagTGCAATACATCGGTCGCGCAACTCATCCAGTACGCGAGTTTTTCAATCGCTGCCTCGCAGGCTGCGACGCAGAACCGCTTCGCACAACGTGCGGCGCATCCCGAAGCGCATGCGGAACCGCGCATTACGCGAGATGAGCAAGAGTGACCAGCTGATCACCAGTGGAACTCGGCAAAAGCCGAAACATGGGATCTCTGCAGGAAAGCTTTACAAGATGAAGATGGCGGTTAGTCTGTTGCGGCTTGCGAGCCGAAACACAGCGATGAGACTGGCACTGCCAGCAGGTGTGACACCCGCAACTTCCAAACTGCGCCAGACAATCCGGTCTCTCCATCGTCAGATAAAGGATGCGGAGCGCGGCAAACAGGTGCATAAGCTAAATAATAGCATGGGCAGCTATGACAATACCGGAGTAGATGAACTCGCTCCAAAGCCACTAGGGCGCATTAAGTATATGCGTCGCCAGCGGTTCTTTACATGGCTCCCCACCCACGTGTGGAATGCAAAGCGGTCACACATGATGAAGCGCTGGGGTTATCAGATACCATGGTCCCCAACACAGAAATGCTTCCGCATGACACACAGACTTCTTGGGCCGACGATAGCCTCGAACGGGGCAATGTGTGCAGACACAAGTTATATGGGTACTATGGTGGTATCAGCGGATAATTCAGGAACCGTGGCAGCTTTCGCTGATCGTCTCACAGATGGGCGTGCCAGTAAGCCGAAATACAGAGAACTGCAGTATCTTTTCGAGGGTCTGGTTTACAGCACTACCGCCAGCTCCCCGCTGGGCCCTGGGATTATACTTTGGGTTGATGCAAATATGCTTCTAGTCCGCTTGCATCCTGCCATCTACGAATGTGTTTTCAAAGATGCAAAAGAACAGGGACTTCGTGTACACGATTGTCGTTATTCTATCTCAAGCTTTGTTATAGGTGGATCCAAAGCGCTGCAAGCGCTCTCGCATATTATCAGGACGCCGCCAGGATCCAATTCTGAATCCTTTCAACAGTTTCAACGTGTATGCAAGATATCTGATTCTTCAGTTTTCCCAGAGCGCACAGCCTTTGTATTCAAGGCATATGATCCTCGCCACTTATCAAAACCTACCAAACTTGGTACTGTGCCCCCACCAAGCGCCAGTACCATCATAAAACTCCAAAACGAGTACCCAAAGACAGAAATTTCGGACGTTTTGCATGCTCTATGCGATCCTGCCTCCCGGCAAGAGTCCTATAAGAATCAGCAGACATTGAAGCAGCTTGCTCGTCGGCGTCGAAAATTACTAACAAAAGAGGCTTCGAGGAACCTAATACCGTTTGATCCTGCCATCGATCCAGAAATCCCGATCGCCATTGTGAGGCAGCCGGCTTCCATGAACTGGTTGGTGATGCTACCATGGTTCTGGCTGTTGCCTTTCTGGTACCAACTGCACCGGGTACCACATGTGTACCATATGGGACTAAAGCAATTACACCAGCAGCATTTCGAGCGCGGAAAGCTAATGTTCCCAAATGACTACCCTTTCACACCAGCTGGCCAAGATGAGAATTCAGTATATAAGGCGGAAGCTTCGAGAAACACATGGGGCAGGAAACCTGTAGGTAAGCGGCTCAACTTTGATGCGATCAAAGCCGTTCATGCCTCCGAATGTCCTGGCTTCGACGGAGAAATTGGCGACCACTTCAGCTCTGACTGGAAGCTCCTGCAGATCCTGCAAAACGGCACCGCCCTGCTTGGTTCTGAAATTGAAACGCACAATCCAGCCCGCACCACCCAATATGACTCTGAAACCGGGCTGCCACAACTAAATTACGTTCGGGACCTGCTTGAACTCCATAGGAGCTCGGTATTGCAGCAAGATTCCTCTTTGAAGCTCCCCGTGACCCTTTACAATAAGCCAGTTGTCTCTTTTTCCAAACCTCCTATGGACACAGGCTTGCCCGTCCAACTGGCTGTTGTGACCACCCAACTTCCCGTGATCGCCGTTGTCTGTACAGCCCTCGAACGCGGCCATTTCAGGGACAATGCCCGCTTGTATGCAGTGCCTGTCAAGCATCTCGCCCATTGGCAGGCAGTCGCTTCCAGGAAATACAATGCTGCGGGCAAACGGACCCATGACGCCGATCAGCCTCTGCCGCGCGTACAAGATCTCGTCGGTTTTATTACAAGTGGCACCTACCATCTAGGGGAGGGCAAGAGCACAGGCAATGGCTTGATCTCAGCGGAATTTGCGCACCGCGCGGAACACAACCTCCTACTGGTCCGCAACGTCGGCACAAATAGATATAGATTGGCACAATGGCGACAGATATATGTATAG
- the ALG9 gene encoding dolichyl-P-Man:Man(6)GlcNAc(2)-PP-dolichol alpha-1,2-mannosyltransferase (Syntenic homolog of Saccharomyces cerevisiae YNL219C (ALG9)), translated as MPINVRAAGLLAALAVLRLYVQPLYSLISDCDETFNYWEPLNLLVRGFGKQTWEYSPEYSIRSWAFLMPLQVLLLGVRRLVQAREWPTATLFYAGRAALGLLSLVFEKNLYLELVKTTNTEVAEMWLAFQLLNPGWFHASVELLPSSLAMVLLLGYLKDSLRYLSTDKEKPFVSALFYLFLAGLLGWPFVLVLGLPLVLHYVLSHRMIVTLRTGFSSVLVLSMILGCVFVVDSIFYRRLTLVPWNIVKYNVLGTSADSGPHIFGTEPWYYYVFSLLLNLPLPTLIFAIVALLHTNLWPVWCSLFAWLVVFIAQPHKEERFMYPIYAFVTLASSIGFTKVSKLLWRSKLYRHSFKGAVFAVLICQSVLRITALVNNYTAPLHVYSTLEPSDAPVNVCTGREWYHFPASFFLPDSHRLRFVNSGFDGLLPGDFPEEMPLLEVISQVPEGMNQFNKFDPGKVVSIDMCDYYVDIMMQSDPEQDVFDPTDMPLGWEISTCAPFIDGANSSFLGRAFQIPASVLSRLPKSVRALVERYHKAKHLQYCVFKNSAAELA; from the coding sequence ATGCCAATTAATGTGAGAGCTGCAGGACTACTTGCCGCGCTAGCTGTATTGCGGCTATATGTCCAGCCGTTGTACTCTCTGATTTCTGATTGCGATGAGACGTTCAATTACTGGGAGCCTTTGAATCTGCTGGTGCGGGGGTTCGGCAAGCAGACATGGGAGTACTCGCCGGAATACTCGATAAGATCATGGGCATTTCTGATGCCGCTGCAGGTGCTACTATTAGGTGTTCGTCGGTTGGTGCAGGCGCGGGAGTGGCCGACTGCGACGCTGTTCTACGCGGGGCGCGCGGCACTGGGCCTACTGAGTCTGGTGTTCGAGAAGAACCTGTATCTGGAATTGGTGAAAACGACAAATACGGAGGTTGCAGAGATGTGGTTGGCATTCCAGCTGCTGAATCCGGGGTGGTTTCACGCGTCGGTGGAGCTGTTGCCGTCGTCGTTGGCCatggtgctgctgcttgGCTACCTGAAGGACTCGCTACGGTACCTGTCGACTGATAAGGAGAAGCCATTTGTGTCGGCACTATTCTACCTGTTCTTGGCGGGACTTCTCGGGTGGCCGTTTGTGCTCGTGCTGGGCCTTCCGCTAGTGCTGCACTACGTGTTGAGCCACCGGATGATCGTGACGTTGCGTACGGGCTTTTCTTCCGTGCTGGTTCTTTCAATGATTCTGGGATGCGTCTTTGTAGTGGATTCGATCTTCTATCGCCGTTTGACACTTGTTCCGTGGAATATTGTAAAATATAACGTACTCGGCACAAGCGCGGATTCCGGCCCTCATATCTTCGGTACAGAACCGTGGTACTACTACGTTTTCAGCCTCTTGCTGAACCTCCCACTTCCCACGCTGATATTTGCCATTGTAGCTCTGCTGCATACCAACCTGTGGCCTGTATGGTGCTCTCTATTTGCATGGTTGGTCGTGTTCATTGCGCAGCCGCATAAGGAGGAACGTTTCATGTATCCAATATACGCGTTTGTGACATTGGCCTCAAGCATTGGGTTTACGAAGGTTTCGAAATTACTCTGGCGCTCGAAACTATACAGACATTCTTTTAAGGGAGCTGTCTTCGCGGTGCTAATATGCCAGAGTGTATTGCGTATCACGGCGCTAGTAAACAACTACACCGCGCCACTCCATGTTTATTCCACGTTGGAACCATCTGACGCTCCGGTCAACGTCTGCACGGGACGCGAGTGGTACCACTTCCCGGCCTCTTTCTTCCTTCCAGACTCGCACCGTCTGCGGTTCGTCAACTCTGGCTTCGATGGCCTCCTACCGGGCGATTTCCCTGAAGAAATGCCGCTACTTGAGGTTATCAGCCAAGTGCCTGAGGGAATGAACCAATTTAACAAATTTGACCCCGGCAAGGTCGTCTCCATCGATATGTGCGACTACTATGTCGATATCATGATGCAGAGCGATCCAGAACAAGACGTATTTGACCCTACTGACATGCCTCTAGGCTGGGAAATTTCGACTTGCGCTCCCTTCATTGATGGTGCGAACTCAAGCTTCTTAGGACGGGCGTTCCAAATACCGGCATCAGTGCTAAGCCGTTTACCAAAGTCAGTCCGTGCGCTAGTGGAGCGATACCATAAAGCGAAACATCTCCAGTACTGCGTTTTTAAAAACTCAGCTGCAGAACTAGCATGA
- a CDS encoding phosphatidylinositol-specific phospholipase C/glycerophosphodiester phosphodiesterase family protein (Syntenic homolog of Saccharomyces cerevisiae YDL237W (AIM6) (AIM6); Tandem gene duplication in this organism), with the protein MMLLSQPGIWLLVSLFLCSSVNSISLWKSHPLVAGSNEPDQKRPDTPSSPRPLGITGAALLNYFEQNLRTMEVPDTAGVPQDSAYYTALTHYLGLCGARSENCDPGQSAVAKLTRDVPVLTRVHSHNDYWRRVPLLQALAYGVASVEADVWLENNGTTLLVGHNRVFLEPAHDLGRLYIEPITRMLQEVNCKSENKGDPYGIFYNAPEEQLLLYIDFKSLDRKLTYKLLLDYLKPLIDNNFISYYDMDAKRFVSRPVTVVLTGNYPSDEEIGVPSPRRYTFLDAPLGRLSSVGDEFTANNVSVVASSSLLELMLRCGKASNPSLTEQTAWESYGCLVEYVREAHRRDLRARIWGLPDWPVSTRENLWDMLTDMGVDYLNVDDLDAVSKF; encoded by the coding sequence ATGATGCTACTCAGCCAGCCGGGCATCTGGTTGCTGGTTTCTCTCTTTCTATGCAGCTCAGTGAATTCGATTTCCTTGTGGAAGTCGCATCCGTTGGTAGCGGGGTCGAATGAACCGGATCAGAAGAGACCGGACACTCCTAGCTCACCGCGGCCGCTTGGGATTACAGGTGCTGCTTTGCTCAACTACTTTGAGCAGAATCTTCGCACAATGGAGGTGCCGGACACTGCCGGTGTACCACAAGACTCCGCATACTACACGGCGCTTACACATTATTTGGGTCTCTGTGGCGCCCGCTCAGAAAATTGTGACCCAGGCCAGTCCGCAGTGGCTAAATTGACCCGTGATGTGCCCGTATTGACGCGTGTGCACTCACACAATGACTACTGGCGGCGCGTTCCGTTACTACAGGCACTCGCCTACGGCGTGGCAAGCGTAGAAGCTGACGTGTGGCTCGAAAACAATGGCACAACGTTGCTTGTGGGGCATAATCGGGTCTTCCTTGAGCCTGCGCACGACTTGGGGCGGCTATACATCGAGCCAATAACGCGGATGTTGCAGGAAGTCAATTGCAAGTCCGAGAACAAAGGCGATCCTTACGGAATATTCTACAATGCGCCTGAGGAGCAGTTGTTGCTATATATTGACTTCAAATCTCTGGATCGTAAGCTCACGTACAAACTCCTATTGGACTACTTGAAACCGTTGATCGACAACAATTTCATCAGCTACTATGATATGGATGCCAAAAGGTTTGTATCGCGCCCAGTGACTGTCGTCCTCACAGGTAACTATCCGTCCGATGAAGAGATTGGTGTACCATCTCCACGCAGATACACCTTTTTAGATGCGCCACTAGGACGTCTCAGCTCCGTAGGGGACGAGTTCACTGCAAATAACGTATCGGTAGTGGCATCTTCCTCTTTATTGGAATTGATGCTCAGGTGTGGAAAGGCATCGAATCCCTCGCTGACCGAACAGACCGCCTGGGAGAGCTACGGGTGTCTCGTAGAATACGTACGTGAAGCACATCGCCGCGACCTTCGCGCCCGCATATGGGGTCTTCCAGATTGGCCGGTGTCTACACGTGAGAACTTGTGGGATATGCTAACAGACATGGGTGTAGATTACTTAAATGTCGATGATTTAGATGCAGTGTCCAAGTTCTAG
- the ADE12 gene encoding adenylosuccinate synthase (Syntenic homolog of Saccharomyces cerevisiae YNL220W (ADE12)) codes for MVNVVLGSQWGDEGKGKLVDLLVSKYDIVARSAGGNNAGHTIVVGGIKYDFHMLPSGLVNPNCQNLIGNGVVIHVPSFFGELEQLEAKGLRDARGRLFISSRAHLVFDFHQRTDKLRELELSGKSKDGKNIGTTGKGIGPTYSTKASRSGLRVHHLVSEQPEAWAEFETKYRRLLETRQQRYGPFEHDAEEELARYRRYREELRPFVVDSVVFMHNAIQQKKKILVEGANALMLDIDFGTYPYVTSSSTGIGGVLTGLGIPPRCIDEIYGVVKAYTTRVGEGPFPTEQLNEAGDKLQTIGAEYGVTTGRKRRCGWLDLVVLKYSTLINGFTSLNITKLDVLDTFKEIKVGISYSLNGKKLDLFPEDLLVLSKVDVEYVTLPGWDEDITKISRYEDLPENAKSYLKFIEDFVGVPVEWVGTGPGRESMLHKEVS; via the coding sequence ATGGTCAACGTCGTTCTAGGGTCACAGTGGGGTGACGAAGGTAAGGGCAAGCTCGTGGATTTGCTGGTAAGCAAGTATGACATTGTAGCGCGGTCCGCCGGGGGCAATAATGCTGGACACACAATTGTTGTGGGGGGAATCAAGTACGACTTCCACATGTTGCCTTCGGGGCTGGTCAACCCTAATTGCCAGAACTTGATCGGCAATGGTGTGGTTATTCACGTGCCGTCGTTTTTCGGCGAGTTGGAACAGCTAGAGGCCAAGGGTCTGCGGgacgcgcgcgggcggctTTTCATTTCATCGCGGGCGCATTTGGTGTTTGACTTCCACCAGCGTACGGATAAGCTCCGGGAGCTCGAGTTGTCTGGGAAGTCCAAGGACGGAAAGAACATCGGCACTACAGGAAAAGGTATTGGTCCAACCTACTCCACCAAAGCTTCACGTTCTGGACTTCGTGTGCACCATCTCGTCAGCGAGCAGCCAGAGGCTTGGGCGGAATTTGAGACGAAATACCGCCGACTACTGGAGACTAGACAACAACGCTATGGGCCCTTTGAACACGACGCAGAAGAGGAGCTTGCTCGTTACAGACGCTACCGGGAAGAGCTTAGACCGTTTGTTGTGGACTCTGTAGTCTTCATGCACAATGCGATTCAGCAGAAAAAGAAGATTCTGGTTGAGGGCGCCAATGCTCTGATGCTGGATATTGACTTTGGCACTTATCCATACGTCACATCTTCATCGACTGGCATCGGTGGTGTCCTGACAGGTTTAGGCATCCCACCTCGCTGTATCGATGAGATATATGGTGTAGTGAAAGCATACACGACACGTGTGGGCGAGGGTCCATTCCCAACGGAGCAATTGAACGAGGCAGGGGACAAATTGCAGACCATTGGCGCCGAGTATGGTGTTACTACAGGTCGCAAGCGCCGGTGTGGCTGGCTCGATCTGGTTGTGCTAAAATATTCTACCTTGATCAATGGGTTCACAAGTTTGAATATAACTAAGCTTGATGTTTTAGATACGTTCAAAGAGATCAAGGTGGGGATTTCATACTCCCTCAATGGTAAGAAGCTTGATCTGTTCCCTGAGGATCTGCTCGTCCTCAGTAAGGTGGATGTTGAGTATGTTACTTTACCAGGATGGGACGAGGATATCACCAAGATCTCCCGCTACGAAGATCTTCCAGAGAATGCCAAGAGTTACTTGAAATTCATTGAGGACTTCGTTGGCGTACCTGTTGAATGGGTAGGTACCGGTCCTGGGAGGGAAAGCATGTTGCACAAGGAAGTTAGTTAG
- the SSU72 gene encoding RNA polymerase II subunit A C-terminal domain phosphatase (Syntenic homolog of Saccharomyces cerevisiae YNL222W (SSU72)), giving the protein MAPKRGSSPAIAGHCSLILSRGLPSVRVTDSNRQKKLIRHLHTFLLYLPADTSCGYRPECGAASFRTRQSSLMVSSEMPNTSTLRLCTVCASNNNRSMESHRVLKEAGYDVSSYGTGSAVRLPGLSIDKPNVYPFGTPYNDIYNDLLAQSAERYKSNGLLEMLDRNRRIKKAPEKWHDSQKVFDFVFTCEERCFDSVCEDLMNRGGQLNKIVHVINLDIRDDNENAKIGGRAMLELVKALNSKMQECDQQGVPFEDTIMDVVADWQQAHPQLPLLYSPAYY; this is encoded by the coding sequence ATGGCGCCGAAGCGTGGTTCTAGTCCGGCCATTGCTGGACATTGTTCGCTGATTTTGTCCCGCGGCTTGCCGTCTGTGCGGGTAACAGATTCCAATCGGCAGAAAAAATTGATCCGGCATCTACATACTTTCCTCCTCTATCTTCCTGCAGACACAAGCTGCGGTTACAGGCCAGAGTGCGGCGCTGCATCGTTCCGGACTAGGCAGAGCTCTTTAATGGTATCTTCAGAGATGCCCAACACCTCTACTTTGAGGCTGTGTACCGTGTGCGCATCGAACAACAATAGGTCTATGGAGTCACACCGCGTACTGAAGGAGGCCGGCTACGATGTCTCATCATATGGCACTGGCTCCGCAGTCAGGCTGCCTGGTCTGTCCATAGACAAGCCCAATGTCTATCCATTCGGTACGCCTTATAACGATATATATAACGATCTGCTGGCGCAGTCCGCCGAGCGCTACAAATCTAACGGGCTGCTCGAGATGCTGGACCGCAATCGGCGGATCAAGAAGGCGCCGGAGAAGTGGCACGACAGCCAGAAGGTGTTCGACTTTGTGTTCACGTGCGAGGAGCGCTGCTTCGACTCTGTATGCGAGGACTTGATGAACAGGGGAGGTCAGCTCAACAAGATTGTCCACGTGATCAACTTGGACATACGCGACGACAATGAGAATGCCAAGATAGGCGGTCGCGCAATGCTAGAGCTGGTTAAGGCTCTCAACTCCAAAATGCAGGAGTGCGACCAACAGGGAGTTCCGTTCGAGGACACAATCATGGATGTCGTGGCAGACTGGCAACAGGCGCacccgcagctgccgctgttGTATTCGCCTGCCTACTACTAG
- a CDS encoding phosphatidylinositol-specific phospholipase C/glycerophosphodiester phosphodiesterase family protein (Syntenic homolog of Saccharomyces cerevisiae YDL237W (AIM6) (AIM6); Tandem gene duplication in this organism), which yields MPFLRPIIYFLLSNIGAALELPGTNSEHLTSFEDDSAVYGMQSTSVPSNFKNTEVHRLTGNVTVHSWVHSHNDYTRDRPLFDAISYGVVSIEADVYLRGNNRLAVAHVPMDVRDAKDLRELYLEHLERLLDEVNQQGQDSWQGIFYKYPTQSLQLLIDLKKDDDKLYTVLMDDYLKPLIDKGYLSYIEIKTEEIVRRPLTVVLTGERPKDQRTVDGDRNEGYFSDGRRYVFIDFEIGRMVCDKALYGPSVLASGNLVLTLAKCLKSMDIGKFASDPTDEQIRCLRNVIKSGTAHMNTRLWGGPSAPDSLRDRLWKLQLEAGINMLNADNLAAAVKIGQEYFG from the coding sequence ATGCCTTTTCTTAGACCAATTATCTATTTCTTGCTAAGCAATATTGGGGCCGCTCTAGAGCTGCCCGGTACTAATAGCGAGCATTTGACTAGTTTCGAAGATGATTCTGCAGTTTATGGGATGCAAAGCACCTCTGTACCGAGCAATTTCAAAAACACTGAGGTTCATCGTTTGACAGGCAATGTGACGGTTCATTCCTGGGTGCACTCGCATAATGATTACACCCGTGATAGGCCACTTTTCGATGCCATCTCGTATGGCGTTGTTAGTATCGAGGCCGATGTCTATCTCCGCGGCAATAATAGGCTAGCTGTGGCACATGTTCCGATGGACGTCAGAGATGCCAAAGACCTGCGCGAGCTATATCTAGAGCATTTAGAGCGATTGCTGGACGAAGTGAATCAACAGGGCCAGGATTCATGGCAAGGTATATTCTACAAGTATCCCACGCAGTCGCTACAGTTGCTCATAGACTTGAAGAAAGACGATGATAAACTCTATACTGTACTCATGGATGACTACCTCAAACCGCTCATAGATAAGGGTTATCTTTCCTACATCGAGATCAAGACAGAGGAGATTGTCCGACGTCCCCTGACTGTGGTGCTGACTGGGGAACGCCCCAAAGACCAAAGAACTGTGGACGGTGACAGGAACGAAGGCTACTTCTCCGATGGCCGCCGCTACGTCTTCATTGACTTCGAAATTGGAAGAATGGTATGTGACAAGGCTCTCTACGGGCCATCAGTCCTTGCCTCCGGTAATCTGGTACTGACGCTGGCGAAGTGCCTGAAATCAATGGATATCGGGAAGTTTGCTTCGGACCCCACTGACGAGCAGATCAGATGTCTACGAAATGTCATTAAGTCAGGGACAGCACATATGAATACAAGACTGTGGGGGGGACCTAGTGCCCCCGATAGCTTGCGAGACCGGTTGTGGAAACTGCAACTGGAGGCAGGCATCAATATGCTAAACGCGGACAACCTCGCAGCCGCGGTTAAGATCGGTCAAGAATACTTTGGCTGA